The following are from one region of the Flavobacteriaceae bacterium UJ101 genome:
- a CDS encoding UPF0758 protein (Belongs to the UPF0758 family.) — translation MNVSEIEISYKSKAQENVVLKNSNDVYDLILSKWNKDIIEYQEEVKLLLLNKSNKVLGIVDLAKGGTTGCIVDIKIIVAIALKTNSHGIILIHNHPSGNLNPSIRDRDITEKLQKACNYLDLKLLDHLIISNNGYFSFADKELLQ, via the coding sequence ATGAATGTATCAGAAATTGAAATAAGTTATAAATCAAAAGCACAAGAGAATGTTGTACTAAAAAATAGTAATGATGTGTATGATTTGATTTTATCTAAATGGAATAAAGATATAATTGAATATCAAGAAGAAGTTAAATTATTACTTTTAAATAAGTCAAACAAGGTTTTAGGAATAGTAGATTTAGCTAAAGGAGGAACTACAGGATGTATTGTTGATATAAAAATCATTGTGGCAATAGCATTAAAAACCAATTCTCATGGAATTATTTTAATTCATAATCATCCATCTGGAAATTTAAATCCAAGCATTCGAGATAGAGATATAACTGAAAAATTACAAAAGGCTTGTAATTATCTTGATTTAAAACTCCTAGATCATCTGATTATTTCCAATAATGGATATTTTAGTTTTGCTGATAAAGAGTTATTGCAGTAG